The segment TTCCAATTGCCCTAAATACCCCTTTggataagaaaatataaatgctttttaaattgtatttttaaattttaaaaatattaaacatgtcTAGATGatgtttggataatttttttgtttttaaaaatataaaaataatagaaactcaatcaaaatttttaaaatttgcattaagtagaaaattttaaaattctcatgGGTCTGCATCCAAACACAATCTTAGGAATTCTAAATTTgctttttgtgttttattttttataaataaataaatatattttttaattatacaaaATGATATCGTACCAAATAAGTGCTATGTCAGAACTTTAAATTTGAATTGTGGAATGAAAATACGAGGAAATGAATCTCACGTATACAAAATGAATGAATATCAGGTGAAAAAGAATCCATGGCGCTTCGGATCAGTGTCCATGTATCGTTCATGAGATGAGGATTGTTTGGAGGATAAGAAAATAGGGACGAAAGAATAGAGGCAACAATAAGAAAGTGAAAGCGCGTCATTTGATCGTATAGGGTTTGGACGTTGGAGGTGTCACAAAGCTCGTTCTTCAACATCGGGGGATCAATGCAGTTAAACTCTGTATGTTTGGTAGATTGTGTCAATGCAGTAATAATTTTCTAGAGAGAGGTCATAGAAACTTCAAAAAGCCTTTCAGAAAACTATCTACCAAATCTCATAAATAGATAAAAGACAGTTAAACCAAAATCCACAAGAACCTCAATAATAGGTTTTCAGTCAAACGCAAAAGGAGTCGAACAGAAGTCCTTCAACATAGTTTTATGTCGGAATCCCATGAGCAGGGAAAGACCTGACTTTTGCTATTTCATTGCCGCAGCATCTGCTGCAATTGTAGAATTTGATGCCTTTGCTCTGGAGGCAGCCGATTGATCTGTTCTGGAGTAAGGCTCATGACCTGCTGTAGCAGAGCCTTCTCCATCTCAGGATTTAACTAcacaatcaacaaaaaaaaaattcaaaatcattgaTAAGAACACCTGGAATCAACCACAAAACAAAAGACGGGTAGATAGCCTACCAGTTGGGGACGGGGAGATGGATTGGTCGAGCCCATCTGACCAGGAACTAATGGTGGTGGCCCTGGAAGCTGTGTTCCCATAGTATTCTCATGCCGAGGCGGCATCCAAGAAGAAGATCCCCTGTCCACTTGCATGGAGCTTCCAGCAGCATTGCTGAACTCTGTCCTTAAATGTGAACCTCCCATCTGTAAAGAACAAACATTGGCCAAGCCTGAAGATTGTGAAGCATAACATACCAGCACAATCTTAACAGACTTaatcttatcaaaaaaaaaaaaaaaaaaaaaaacagacttAATATTGGTTGAGGGCTTAATACACATTCCTGTGTCATAATCTGAATTTCCATCATGGCTGTTTGGTATAATAGTTGTAAATAAAAGTAGGCACAGGACAGCCAACATTTGCAGTTTCATTGGCTTGCTGGAAAAAGATGTTGCTTGtctaatatatatacacacgtTCACAAGCattccaaaatcaaaatccGATAGTCTGATAGGAGGTTGGAATCAAATAAgttcatgaaataaaaaatccaagacTCCTGTAAACTGTGCTAGTAAGTTCATGAACCTACTAAAATTTTCCATCCTGGCATCAAAAAGGAATCTGACTTTGCAGGTGCAATCCAACCTCTGTGTTGTGTCAGCATAAAACAGAACTAAGGACCTATTACCCAGTGGGTTACATTTAACAGATCGACATTACAAAAACACACTGATAGGATGATCCAAATCTCCAGTTTTCATCAAGATACTTGCACTATGTAAAACACTTTGTTCCTTTagtaaaagaataaatgaagtaaaattcATCTAAGTTTGATTTATTGAACAGTTGATACACTAAAAAAGGGCCAAATCTTACGGTGAGCTAGAAATAAACATTGTTTATTGATGTTGGGTGATTTCTGTGGCTTGGCAACTATAACTTATATGGGTTAAAATCAGATCTCATCTCAACAAACTCATCAGTCACTTAGATGGAGTTTACTGACACCTAAATAAGGGAAGAAAAGTAGTGAACACACCTAGTATATGAATTTTAACACACTATCGCAGTATGACATTTCCAAAGAAGATGAGGCCAATGTTACAAAAGGATTaataaggtttttattttttattttttttgataggtaaaaatgaattaaattgaaaagcCAAAAAAGGCAACACTAAATACACAGGAAGTATGCAAGTGAGCACCATGCAGAAACAAGAAAACCCTCCCCTTATGGGCAGCCTAACCAATCGATCAAAAGATTGATAAGGTTTATGTAGGGGGATTTGAGAAGTTTGAGCATTGAGATAGAGGAACTGGCTGCAGGGGAGAGACCTTAggattttggttttgatttattattaccTTATTTGCAAAGCAAATTAAATTATCAGAGACTAAGAAATAAAGACAAGCCTGCATGTAtccaaaaaatagaaactaactGATTTGGATATACGAGAGTGAATTTTGAGAtgaaaaaaaacagaaaggaAGTAACATGTAGAGAACCTTAAAAATAATGTTGTTGGTTATATGTTATTATTAGAGTTTGTGAGACACATACAAATCTTTTTGCATCCCTGATATTAAAGTATCTCCAACTTTAGTACACTTGTGTATCATGCTATTAAAGTAAATAAAGACTTTTATGGTGGGAGAAAAGTTTTAAATTGTAGAGAAGTTAGGAAAACTACATATTATAAAGGAAACAAGTGTTTGAATCGCATGAAAGTAGTAGAAGCAACATTGTAAAAGAGGGTGAAAGACCAAAGTCACCCATTTCACTGAAAACATAATTTCAGACAAAGGTTCAGcatgggattttaaaaatagttaagaGTAATTCATAAAATACACATGGAgatgagaaaaaatagaaaaaaagaaaaaagaaaaaaaaggaatttcaaGGAAAAATCTAATTCAAAATTAGTTTGATTAAAACATATTGCAATGCATGAGAATAATGAAAAAGTAATAAACAAGAagtgaaattaaaaaagaaactttAGTATAAAGTGAAGGAGCTCAAGAAGTTTGCTTTTATATATTAGTGTAGAAGGATAATTAGAAGTAGTGTCACTAACCTCATTACAAACTTTTGTGAAATAGTGTTTTGGCATTGCAGGTGGAGCAATGAAAATTTCAAGCAATAATGTAAAGATAGTAAAGACTAGCTTCATTAGTTGCATAGAAAGATCAATAGTAGTGGTCCATATTAAACAACCCCCACACCACACCCCGCCCAAAGTTCACAAAGGAAAACATTTTAGTCCCAATTCACTATGGAAAGGACCCTAAAAACTATAATTAACCAGAATCCCTCATGCCTCAAgcccaataaaataaaatcgtaCCTGATTAAAAGATTGAGATGGTGGCTGATTTGGAATCTGTGGCTGTGCCTGTGTAAATGAAGGCCCAATACCAGCATTAGGCTTGCTACCTGACTAaacaatttgaagaaaaattaattccaGACATGCAATATCCGACACGCACAATGAATTAATAAACTGTACCATCCAACTTACATGAAACACAGGCTGAGAATGATGCAGCTGACTGCCAGATTGCTGGAAAGCCATATTGGAGCCCATTTGTGAAGGGTGCTGATGTTGGAAACTTGGCGGCAAAGGAAGTCTAGGATGCGGAGGCAATGGTGGTTGCAGAGGCATATGTGGAATGATAGGTGCTTGTAATGGTTGTTGAAACTGGTTGGAGGCTGTGGGCATCTGGGGTCGAACTAAGGGCGGCTGTGAAGCAGAACTAGTAGGAAGTGGAGGTGTATTAAGAACTTGAGAGGGAGCCATTTGGATATTCAGATGTCCCTTAGGCTGCTGCACTGTCTGTAGCGGATGCAAGGGCATAGATTGTGACTGAGGGTTGGTGGTAGGAATAGAAGCAGATGCTTGCATTGCAGGTTGGATTTCCATTTGTTTCATTACAGGAACTTGGGTTTGAGATCCACTTGTTTGTTCCTGTAAAGAAGCTTCACCTGACAATGGAAGAGCTGCCTGAGCTGTCTGTGCTTGCTGAGGATGCTGCAGTGTTGGTAGCTGGGTGGTTGGAGTCTGAAAGAACTTGCAAGTTAATATTTGTACACAGATTCATCAATATAAATCTAAAGAGCTTTCAAATATCGAAAGCATACCTCACGAGGGGACCCCATCATTCCAAGCATTATTTGTGCCTAATGGaacatattaattaaaaatattttattaagttaTTATATGAGCAATTAACAGTAAAGACACGATGCCTAGACATTACAAAAACTAAATAAGACAAACCGGTAAACGTATTTAAGCATCATTAATCACTGAAGTGATATACTGGCACAAACATTTTGTTAAGAAGCATGTTTAAATTGTCATGGGCTTGTAACCAAACTACAGTAGTACAACTGCCTATCATTATTTCAAAGACTTCATGTCATACATTATTTCAAATGATCAAGAAGCATGTTAACTGTGGTTTGATAATGAACTCCACAAAGCAAAAGCCTAAACAATCATCCAGGACTCCATAAAATTCTAAGCAAAAAATTCTCTCCAATCTGCATAACAAGGGATTAAAGAAAGCCCCTTATGTATCCATAGCTTTATCTATCTTGGCAATTAATATTTGCCAGAGGTTAAAGGGGAAGTTTGTTCTGGtcagacttcagtacatcactATCAATAGAAA is part of the Vitis riparia cultivar Riparia Gloire de Montpellier isolate 1030 chromosome 17, EGFV_Vit.rip_1.0, whole genome shotgun sequence genome and harbors:
- the LOC117904513 gene encoding cleavage stimulating factor 64-like isoform X4, with product MSDRPIGADAAPSNSDDFPQMSRAELYDIMYKMKILTDEKPQQARQILTDNPQLTRFLFQAQIMLGMMGSPRETPTTQLPTLQHPQQAQTAQAALPLSGEASLQEQTSGSQTQVPVMKQMEIQPAMQASASIPTTNPQSQSMPLHPLQTVQQPKGHLNIQMAPSQVLNTPPLPTSSASQPPLVRPQMPTASNQFQQPLQAPIIPHMPLQPPLPPHPRLPLPPSFQHQHPSQMGSNMAFQQSGSQLHHSQPVFHAQPQIPNQPPSQSFNQMGGSHLRTEFSNAAGSSMQVDRGSSSWMPPRHENTMGTQLPGPPPLVPGQMGSTNPSPRPQLLNPEMEKALLQQVMSLTPEQINRLPPEQRHQILQLQQMLRQ
- the LOC117904513 gene encoding cleavage stimulating factor 64-like isoform X2 codes for the protein MSDRPIGADAAPSNSDDFPQMSRAELYDIMYKMKILTDEKPQQARQILTDNPQLTRFLFQAQIMLGMMGSPRETPTTQLPTLQHPQQAQTAQAALPLSGEASLQEQTSGSQTQVPVMKQMEIQPAMQASASIPTTNPQSQSMPLHPLQTVQQPKGHLNIQMAPSQVLNTPPLPTSSASQPPLVRPQMPTASNQFQQPLQAPIIPHMPLQPPLPPHPRLPLPPSFQHQHPSQMGSNMAFQQSGSQLHHSQPVFHAQPQIPNQPPSQSFNQIKSVKIVLVCYASQSSGLANVCSLQMGGSHLRTEFSNAAGSSMQVDRGSSSWMPPRHENTMGTQLPGPPPLVPGQMGSTNPSPRPQLLNPEMEKALLQQVMSLTPEQINRLPPEQRHQILQLQQMLRQ
- the LOC117904513 gene encoding cleavage stimulating factor 64-like isoform X3, which produces MSDRPIGADAAPSNSDDFPQMSRAELYDIMYKMKILTDEKPQQARQILTDNPQLTRFLFQAQIMLGMMGSPRETPTTQLPTLQHPQQAQTAQAALPLSGEASLQEQTSGSQTQVPVMKQMEIQPAMQASASIPTTNPQSQSMPLHPLQTVQQPKGHLNIQMAPSQVLNTPPLPTSSASQPPLVRPQMPTASNQFQQPLQAPIIPHMPLQPPLPPHPRLPLPPSFQHQHPSQMGSNMAFQQSGSQLHHSQPVFHSGSKPNAGIGPSFTQAQPQIPNQPPSQSFNQMGGSHLRTEFSNAAGSSMQVDRGSSSWMPPRHENTMGTQLPGPPPLVPGQMGSTNPSPRPQLLNPEMEKALLQQVMSLTPEQINRLPPEQRHQILQLQQMLRQ
- the LOC117904513 gene encoding cleavage stimulation factor subunit 2-like isoform X1; this translates as MSDRPIGADAAPSNSDDFPQMSRAELYDIMYKMKILTDEKPQQARQILTDNPQLTRFLFQAQIMLGMMGSPRETPTTQLPTLQHPQQAQTAQAALPLSGEASLQEQTSGSQTQVPVMKQMEIQPAMQASASIPTTNPQSQSMPLHPLQTVQQPKGHLNIQMAPSQVLNTPPLPTSSASQPPLVRPQMPTASNQFQQPLQAPIIPHMPLQPPLPPHPRLPLPPSFQHQHPSQMGSNMAFQQSGSQLHHSQPVFHSGSKPNAGIGPSFTQAQPQIPNQPPSQSFNQIKSVKIVLVCYASQSSGLANVCSLQMGGSHLRTEFSNAAGSSMQVDRGSSSWMPPRHENTMGTQLPGPPPLVPGQMGSTNPSPRPQLLNPEMEKALLQQVMSLTPEQINRLPPEQRHQILQLQQMLRQ